CTCGTTTTGCGCATCCACGCAAAGATGAAAGCCCCCGATGCCGCGTATGGCGACAATCCGCCCCTGCTGCAGCAGCTCCCAGGCGGCAACGACCGGATCCTGGCCACTGATCTGCACCCCGCTGGCATTTGTCAGCCACAGCTTTGGCCCGCAAAGCGGGCAGGCCGTGGGTTGCGCATGAAAACGGCGGTCGCCGGGATCGTCATATTCGGCCTGGCAGGCGGGGCACATCGCAAACCCGGCCATGGAGGTGCGGCTGCGGTCGTAGGGAAGGCTGCGGACAATCGTGAAGCGCGGCCCGCAGCGCGTGCAGTTGAGAAAGGGGTACTGATAGCGGCGGCTGGCGGGATCGTTCATCTCGGCCAGGCACTCGGGGCAGACCGCCAGATCGGGTGAGATAAAGGTCGCGGCCGCATCGCCGTATTGGCTGAACCGGATGGAAAATTCGCTCTCGCCGCAGACCGGGATGGCGATCGCATTGTGGCGCACGACCCGGGCAAAGGGGGGATGTTCCGACAGGATACGGCCGATGAACCGATCGATCACCGCCGGCGGTCCTTCGGCCTCGATTAAGACGCCGCCGCTCTCGTTGCGAACGAATCCGACCACGCCGCACTCCCGGGCCAGGCGCAGGGTGAAGGGCCTGAAGCCTACGCCCTGGACGATGCCCTCCAGGCGAATACGGCGGCGTTCCCGGGTGCTTCGGCTGGACTCATCCAAGAGCATGACCTGTGCTCTCCATGCGGTTCGCCATCAGGCGTTCCAGCCAGGCGAACCAGTCCTCCATCCCCGCGTTGCTGCGGCAGGAGAGGCGCAGGATTTCGATGCCGGGATGGATCATGCGGGCGTGTGCTTCGGCCCGCTCCGGATCGAAATCGGAACTGCCGAGCAGATCGGTCTTGGTGAGGACAACAAGACCGGCGCGGCGGAAGATCGCCGGATACTTGAGGGGTTTGTCATCCCCCTCAGCCGTGCTCAGCAGCACCACCTTCAGGTCTTCCCCCAGGTCGTAGCTGGAGGGACAGACCAGATTGCCAACATTCTCGATGATCAGCAGGTCGCATCCTTCCAGGTCCATCGCCTCCAGGGCCTGAGTGACCATGCGAGCGTCGAGGTGGCAGGCTCCGCCGGTGACGATGGGCTGAACCAGGCTTCCCCCTGCTGCGGTCAGGCGTCGGGCGTCGTTGTCGGTCTGAACATCTCCGGCGATGAGGGCGATGCGCCGCCGCCCCGCCATATGGGTGAGGGTTTTCTCGAGCAGGGTGGTTTTGCCGGACCCCGGCGAACTGACCAGATTGATGGCGGGAAGATGCAAAACCGAGCGCCGGGCGCGGATCGCTGCGGCCAGGCGGTCGTTTTCGGAGAGGACTTGTTCACCAATGGGGATGATTTCGCTCATGCTGGCTCCGTTGTCTGACAGATCCCGACCCTTCATGCCATTCCCTTCGCCCTGTAGCGCGTGCTCAAAAATACAAAGAGAATCAGAGGAATGCAAGCGGGATTTGCAGAGGGCTGCGGAGCGAGCGCTGCGCCCCGGCGCGAAAACCATTTGCATATCGGGGAAAAATGGTGCAAATTGAGATCTGAATCCAAAACACCACTTTTGCGAGGATGG
Above is a window of bacterium DNA encoding:
- the hypB gene encoding hydrogenase nickel incorporation protein HypB — protein: MSEIIPIGEQVLSENDRLAAAIRARRSVLHLPAINLVSSPGSGKTTLLEKTLTHMAGRRRIALIAGDVQTDNDARRLTAAGGSLVQPIVTGGACHLDARMVTQALEAMDLEGCDLLIIENVGNLVCPSSYDLGEDLKVVLLSTAEGDDKPLKYPAIFRRAGLVVLTKTDLLGSSDFDPERAEAHARMIHPGIEILRLSCRSNAGMEDWFAWLERLMANRMESTGHALG